The following are from one region of the Juglans regia cultivar Chandler chromosome 10, Walnut 2.0, whole genome shotgun sequence genome:
- the LOC109009968 gene encoding lycopene epsilon cyclase, chloroplastic encodes MECLGLGGARNLAAMTVSFFPLRRSPGITVYRKQASFRRFRLYRHFVRVKAAARTGSESCVAVDFEADEEDYVKAGGSEVLFVQMQQNKPMEMQSKLSDKLPAISVAENVLDLVVIGCGPAGLALAAESAKLGLKVGLIGPDLPFTNNYGVWEDEFKDLGLEGCIEHVWQDTIVYLDDHDPVLIGRAYGRVSRHLLHEELLRRCVESGVSYLSSKVERIVEATNGHSLVACEHNIIVHCRLATVASGAASGKLLQYEVGGPKVSVQTAYGVEVEVENNPYDPSLMVFMDYRDYMKQKVPCLEAEYPTFLYAMPMSPTRVFFEETCLASKNAMPFGLLKEKLWSRLQTMGIRITKTYEEEWSYIPVGGSLPNTEQKNLAFGAAASMVHPATGYSVVRSLSEAPKYASVIANILKQSYSKDALTYEQLNANISMQAWNSLWPQERKRQRAFFLFGLALILQLDIEGIRTFFRTFFRLPNWMWQGFLGSTLSSADLVLFAFYMFVIAPNDLRKCLIRHLLSDPTGAIMIRTYLTI; translated from the exons ATGGAGTGCCTTGGGCTTGGAGGAGCTCGGAATCTTGCCGCAATGACGGTGTCGTTTTTCCCTCTTCGGAGGTCTCCGGGAATTACGGTTTACAGAAAGCAAGCCTCTTTTCGCCGCTTCCGTTTGTACCGGCATTTCGTGCGAGTGAAGGCGGCGGCCCGCACCGGGAGCGAGAGTTGCGTGGCTGTGGATTTCGAGGCCGACGAGGAAGATTATGTAAAGGCTGGTGGGTCTGAGGTTCTCTTTGTCCAAATGCAGCAGAACAAGCCGATGGAAATGCAGTCTAAACTCTCCGATAAG CTACCAGCTATATCAGTAGCGGAGAATGTACTGGATTTGGTGGTGATCGGTTGTGGTCCAGCTGGGCTTGCTCTGGCTGCGGAGTCAGCCAAGTTAGGGCTCAAAGTTGGACTTATTGGTCCAGATCTCCCTTTTACAAATAATTACGGCGTGTGGGAGGATGAATTTAAAG atcttGGACTTGAAGGCTGTATTGAGCATGTTTGGCAGGATACCATCGTATATCTTGATGACCATGATCCCGTTCTGATTGGTCGTGCCTATGGACGTGTAAGTCGACATTTGCTCCATGAGGAGTTGTTAAGAAG GTGTGTCGAGTCAGGTGTTTCATATCTTAGTTCCAAAGTGGAAAGAATTGTTGAAGCTACTAATGGCCACAGTCTTGTAGCCTGTGAACACAATATTATTGTTCACTGCAG GCTTGCTACTGTTGCGTCAGGAGCAGCTTCAGGAAAGTTGTTGCAGTATGAGGTGGGTGGTCCAAAGGTGTCTGTCCAAACGGCTTATGGTGTGGAGGTTGAG GTGGAAAACAATCCATATGATCCCAGCCTGATGGTTTTCATGGACTACAGGGACTACATGAAACAAAAGGTTCCATGTTTAGAAGCAGAATATCCAACATTCTTATATGCCATGCCCATGTCACCAACAAGAGTATTCTTTGAG GAAACTTGTCTGGCTTCAAAAAATGCCATGCCTTTTGGTTTGTTGAAGGAAAAACTCTGGTCAAGGTTACAGACAATGGGGATCCGAATCACAAAAACTTATGAAGAG GAATGGTCCTATATCCCAGTTGGTGGATCTTTACCAAATACAGAGCAGAAGAACCTTGCGTTTGGTGCTGCTGCCAGCATGGTGCATCCAGCCACGG GCTATTCAGTTGTGAGATCTTTGTCAGAAGCTCCAAAATATGCTTCTGTAATTGCAAACATTTTGAAACAGAGCTATTCCAAGGATGCTCTTACTTATGAACAGCTTAAtgcaaatatctcaatgcaag CATGGAACTCCCTCTGGCCACAAGAAAGAAAACGCCAGAGGGCATTCTTTCTCTTTGGACTAGCACTGATTCTTCAACTGGATATCGAGGGCATTAGGACATTCTTTCGTACTTTCTTTCGGTTACCCAATTG GATGTGGCAGGGATTTCTTGGCTCGACTCTCTCTTCGGCAGACCTTGTATTGTTTGCCTTCTATATGTTTGTGATAGCACCAAACGATTTGAGAAAGTGCCTTATTAGACATCTTCTTTCTGATCCCACTGGAGCAATCATGATAAGAACATATCTTACAATATAG
- the LOC109009966 gene encoding protein ALP1-like, giving the protein MEIGSFPFLNQEDHSYFYSLFQEMENPNVNNNSIKRRRIDSDGGDNDETKQSGLKEILTSLVLLNEEEKQAQELWVSEAQQDKALFETTHKQKTRVMNDYHSQLQNHYSDLEQLDSSRIKRTRRSAVSAAATVAVENAGSKSPPQQPAATGAGAQQHHRRLWVKDRSKDWWDQHNHPEFPEEEFRRAFRMSKATFNLICDELEAVVTKKNTMLRDAIPVRQRVAVCIWRLATGEPLRLVSKRFGLGISTCHKLVLEVCSAIRSVLMPKFLQWPDENNLKMIKDEFKLLSGIPNIGGSMYTTHVPIKAPKVNVAAYFNKRHTERNQKTSYSITVQGVVDPRGVFTDVCIGWPGSMPDEQVLEKSALSQRAQMGLLKNVWVVGNSGYPLTDSVLVPYTHQNLTWCQHAFNEKIGEVQRVAKEAFARFKGRWTCLQKRTEVKLEELPVVLGACCVLHNICEMRKEEMDPVLKFEFFDDEMISENGLRSVGSVQARDQIAHDLLHHGQAGTRYSYNTDEMFSS; this is encoded by the coding sequence ATGGAAATTGGTTCTTTCCcgtttcttaatcaagaagatCATTCGTACTTCTACAGTTTATTTCAAGAAATGGAGAATCCCAATGTGAACAACAATTCGATAAAGCGGCGAAGGATAGACAGCGATGGCGGCGATAATGATGAAACGAAGCAGAGCGGGTTGAAGGAGATACTTACTTCGTTAGTCTTGTTAAACGAGGAGGAGAAGCAAGCACAAGAACTATGGGTTTCGGAGGCTCAGCAAGATAAGGCCCTCTTCGAGACCACCCACAAGCAGAAGACTCGAGTTATGAACGATTACCATTCCCAGCTCCAAAATCATTACTCTGATTTGGAGCAATTGGATTCATCAAGGATTAAACGGACCCGACGCTCTGCTGTTTCTGCCGCCGCCACGGTTGCAGTGGAAAATGCCGGGTCGAAAAGTCCGCCACAGCAGCCTGCGGCGACTGGAGCAGGGGCCCAGCAGCACCATCGCCGGCTGTGGGTGAAGGACCGGTCCAAGGACTGGTGGGACCAGCACAACCACCCGGAATTTCCCGAGGAGGAGTTCCGCCGCGCGTTTCGGATGAGCAAGGCCACGTTCAACTTGATCTGCGATGAGCTCGAAGCCGTTGTTACTAAGAAAAACACGATGCTCCGCGATGCAATTCCGGTCCGCCAACGCGTTGCGGTGTGCATATGGAGATTGGCTACAGGTGAGCCTCTTCGACTTGTGTCGAAGCGGTTCGGGTTGGGTATATCCACTTGTCACAAGCTTGTTCTCGAGGTTTGCTCCGCGATTCGGAGTGTTCTAATGCCAAAGTTCCTCCAATGGCCTGACGAGAATAATTTGAAGATGATTAAGGATGAGTTTAAGTTACTTTCGGGGATACCGAACATTGGCGGTTCGATGTATACGACCCATGTTCCCATCAAAGCGCCAAAGGTTAACGTTGCTGCTTACTTTAACAAGCGGCACACAGAGAGGAACCAGAAGACCTCGTACTCTATAACAGTTCAGGGGGTTGTCGATCCTAGGGGAGTTTTCACTGATGTTTGCATTGGTTGGCCTGGTTCGATGCCTGATGAGCAGGTGTTGGAAAAGTCTGCGCTCAGCCAGAGGGCCCAGATGGGGCTCTTGAAGAACGTATGGGTTGTTGGGAATTCTGGGTACCCTCTCACGGACTCTGTTTTAGTCCCATACACGCACCAGAACCTCACATGGTGTCAGCACGCGTTCAACGAGAAGATCGGGGAGGTTCAAAGGGTTGCCAAGGAGGCATTTGCGAGGTTTAAGGGGAGATGGACTTGCTTGCAGAAGAGAACAGAGGTGAAACTCGAAGAATTGCCAGTGGTTCTTGGGGCTTGCTGTGTCTTGCACAATATCTGTGAGATGAGAAAGGAAGAGATGGATCCGGTTctgaaatttgagttttttgatGATGAAATGATTTCTGAGAATGGTTTGAGGTCTGTGGGTTCAGTACAGGCTAGGGATCAGATTGCTCACGATCTGTTGCACCATGGCCAAGCAGGCACTCGTTATAGTTACAATacagatgagatgttttcatcTTAG
- the LOC109009967 gene encoding U-box domain-containing protein 34-like, translating to MTSVAVAVNSSSGGGGGRGSRRAVRWAVENLMPKPDRFVLVHVMPRIASIPTPSGEHIPVEELAENVVATYVEDVKLEFEKIFVPYKELCKTRKMETLLLEDDDPGTALLRYVSASGIKSLVLGSCTPNFVMRKLKGPGVPTTVLRCATGSCNIYIVSRDNILTKPADSLSTGDNKEGSSDITKQLSRLDFPSVEPKVYKSFGTSSMLQLSYVNSQAFTNMDSFTNASVDHERNHQRFEGDFETIKRCNSFSSTKSGQTGIQPEVEQLQLEIQNTVAMYKRACEELVHAQKKVELLSSECLEEARRVNAARDREETLRKIAAEDKAKYLEAIKEVEEAKNLLAKEAYERKIAELNALKESLEKEKIVDALFSGDKRYRKYTRDEIETATEFFTESNVIGEGGYGKVYKCSLDHTPAAVKVLSHDAIGKKEEFLKEVEVLSQLRHPNVVLMLGACPENACLVYEYLENGSLEEYIFPRDGQAPLPWFVRFQIVFEIACGLAFLHNSKPEPIVHRDLKPGNILLDRNYVSKIGDVGLAKIISDAVPDDISEYRNSIIAGTLCYMDPEYLRTGTIRPKSDLYAFAVITLQLLTGRKPNGLPSTVENAMTKGSLPEILDKSVRGWPLAETEELARIALRCSKLRCRDRPDLDTEVLPVLKRLSDVANASLRVERDNINAPKHYFCPILQEIMDDPHIAADGFTYEHEAIQAWLKKHNVSPVTKLRLKHFTLTPNHTLRSAIQDWSSRAKFSHA from the exons ATGACATCAGTGGCGGTTGCAGTGAACAGTAGCTCCGGCGGAGGAGGAGGCAGAGGAAGTCGACGCGCGGTTCGCTGGGCAGTGGAGAATCTCATGCCCAAACCCGATCGCTTTGTCTTAGTCCATGTCATGCCCAGAATCGCTTCAATCCCGACTCCAT cgGGAGAGCATATTCCTGTAGAAGAACTGGCTGAGAATGTGGTGGCAACATACGTGGAGGATGTGAAACTAGAGtttgaaaagatatttgttCCATATAAGGAACTATGCAAGACAAGAAAG ATGGAAACTTTGCTTCTGGAGGATGATGATCCCGGGACTGCACTCCTTAGATATGTATCTGCTTCGGGAATTAAAAGTTTAGTTCTAGGATCTTGCACTCCAAACTTTGTTATGAG GAAGCTAAAGGGACCTGGCGTACCAACAACTGTTCTGAGATGTGCAACTGGCAGTTgcaatatttatattgtatctAGAGACAATATCCTCACAAAACCAGCCGATTCCTTATCCACTGGTG ATAATAAAGAAGGTTCCAGTGACATTACTAAACAACTATCTAGGCTTGATTTTCCCTCTGTTGAACCCAAGGTTTACAAAAGCTTTGGAACATCATCAATGCTGCAGCTTAGTTACGTAAATTCTCAAGCATTCACAAATATGGATTCTTTTACAAATGCCAGTGTGGATCATGAAAGGAATCATCAAAGATTTGAAGGTGACTTTGAAACGATTAAGCGCTGCAATTCCTTTTCCTCTACAAAATCTGGGCag ACAGGTATTCAGCCTGAAGTAGAACAACTGCAACTTGAAATTCAGAATACTGTTGCCATGTACAAACGGGCCTGTGAAGAGCTGGTCCATGCTCAAAAAAAA GTTGAGTTACTTTCCTCTGAATGCCTTGAAGAGGCTAGAAGAGTAAATGCTGCTCGAGATAGAGAAGAAACTCTGAGGAAAATTGCTGCTGAAGACAAAGCCAAGTATTTGGAAGCCATAAAGGAGGTTGAGGAGGCAAAAAACTTGCTTGCTAAAGAGGCTTATGAAAGGAAGATAGCTGAACTGAATGCCCTCAAGGAGTCcttggagaaagagaaaattgTTGATGCACTATTCTCTGGTGACAAGAGGTACAGAAAGTATACTAGGGATGAAATAGAGACAGCAACAGAATTCTTCACAGAGAGTAATGTGATTGGTGAAGGTGGGTACGGGAAAGTTTACAAGTGCAGTCTTGATCACACTCCAGCAGCTGTTAAGGTTCTAAGTCATGATGCAATTGGCAAGAAAGAGGAGTTTCTGAAAGAg GTTGAAGTTTTAAGCCAGTTACGCCATCCCAACGTGGTATTGATGCTTGGAGCCTGTCCTGAGAATGCTTGCCTGGTCTATGAATACTTGGAAAATGGAAGCTTGGAGGAATATATTTTCCCCCGAGATGGGCAAGCACCACTTCCTTGGTTTGTTCGATTCCAGATAGTTTTTGAAATCGCTTGTGGACTTGCATTCTTACATAATTCAAAACCAGAGCCAATTGTTCACCGCGATCTAAAGCCAGGTAATATCTTGCTAGACAGAAATTATGTAAGCAAAATTGGAGATGTTGGGCTTGCAAAAATCATTTCCGATGCTGTGCCTGACGACATTTCGGAGTACAGAAACTCAATCATTGCCGGTACACTCTGTTACATGGACCCAGAGTATCTGAGAACGGGCACGATCCGACCCAAATCAGATTTATATGCTTTTGCGGTCATAACCCTGCAGTTGCTAACAGGTCGCAAACCAAATGGGCTTCCATCGACTGTTGAAAATGCCATGACAAAGGGCTCCCTTCCTGAGATCTTAGATAAGTCAGTCAGAGGTTGGCCATTGGCCGAAACAGAGGAACTAGCTCGAATTGCACTGAGGTGTTCAAAACTTAGATGCAGGGATAGACCAGATCTTGATACAGAAGTTCTGCCAGTCCTCAAAAGACTGAGTGATGTTGCAAATGCTAGTTTAAGAGTAGAAAGAGATAATATTAATGCACCAAAACACTACTTCTGTCCAATCCTACAG GAAATCATGGATGACCCACACATTGCTGCTGATGGTTTTACGTACGAGCATGAAGCAATTCAGGCATGGCTTAAGAAACATAATGTATCACCTGTTACAAAGCTTAGACTCAAGCATTTTACATTAACTCCAAACCACACACTACGTTCTGCCATTCAGGACTGGAGCTCACGTGCGAAATTTTCACATGCCTAG